In Lodderomyces elongisporus chromosome 2, complete sequence, the following proteins share a genomic window:
- the LYS21 gene encoding homocitrate synthase lys21 yields MSANGFKAVSENFSHNVQQNPYGPNPADFLSNVSNFQLIESTLREGEQFANAFFDTETKIKIAKALDDFGVDYIELTSPVASEQSRKDCEAICKLGLKAKILTHIRCHMDDARVAVETGVDGVDVVIGTSQFLRQYSHGKDMNYIAQSAIEVIEFVKSKGIEIRFSSEDSFRSDLVDLLNIYRTVDKIGVNRVGIADTVGCANPRQVYELVRTLKSVVNCDIECHFHNDTGCAIANAYTALEGGARLIDVSVLGIGERNGITPLGGLMARMIAADRDYVLSKYKVHKIRDLENLIAEAVQVNIPFNNPITGFCAFTHKAGIHAKAILANPSTYEILSPSDFGLTRYIHFANRLTGWNAIKSRVDQLNLHLTDAQCKEVTEKIKKLGDVRQLNIDDVDSIIKEFHSDLTTPLVKPTSSGLPKVPHVLEGLDESEEKRAKLD; encoded by the coding sequence ATGTCAGCAAACGGTTTTAAAGCAGTGAGCGAAAACTTTAGCCACAACGTGCAACAGAATCCGTATGGCCCCAACCCAGCAGACTTTTTGTCCAATGTTAGTAATTTCCAGTTGATTGAAAGTACGTTACGAGAAGGTGAGCAATTTGCCAACGCTTTCTTTGATACTGAGACTAAAATCAAGATTGCTAAAGCTTTGGATGATTTTGGTGTTGACTATATTGAATTAACTTCGCCTGTTGCTTCTGAACAAAGTAGAAAAGATTGTGAGGCCATCTGTAAATTGGGCTTGAAAGCCAAGATCTTGACCCACATTAGATGTCATATGGATGATGCTAGAGTCGCCGTGGAGACCGGTGttgatggtgttgatgttgtcATTGGTACATCACAATTCTTGAGACAATATAGTCACGGTAAAGATATGAACTATATCGCACAAAGCGCTATTGAGGTTATTGAATTTGTCAAGTCAAAAGGTATTGAAATTCGTTTTTCATCTGAAGACAGTTTCAGATCTGATTTGGTGGATCTTTTGAACATCTACCGTACTGTGGACAAAATCGGAGTCAACAGAGTTGGTATTGCCGATACCGTTGGTTGTGCTAATCCAAGACAAGTTTACGAATTGGTGCGTACTTTGAAATCGGTTGTCAATTGTGATATTGAATGTCATTTCCACAATGACACTGGGTGTGCCATTGCCAACGCATACACTGCATTGGAGGGTGGTGCAAGGTTGATTGATGTTAGTGTGTTGGGAATTGGTGAAAGGAATGGTATTACACCTTTGGGAGGTCTTATGGCTAGAATGATTGCTGCTGATCGTGACTATGTTCTTTCCAAATACAAAGTGCACAAGATTAGggatttggaaaacttgATTGCTGAGGCCGTCCAGGTTAATATTCCATTTAACAACCCCATTACAGGTTTCTGTGCATTCACCCACAAGGCGGGTATTCACGCCAAGGCTATTTTGGCCAACCCCTCGACATATGAGATTTTGAGCCCTAGTGACTTTGGTCTCACAAGGTATATTCATTTCGCCAATAGATTAACTGGATGGAATGCCATCAAGTCGAGAGTTGATCAATTGAATTTGCACTTGACTGATGCTCAGTGTAAGGAGGTTACCGAGAAAATCAAGAAATTGGGTGATGTGAGACAATTAAacattgatgatgttgattcCATCATTAAGGAATTTCATTCGGATTTGACCACACCATTGGTTAAGCCAACAAGTTCTGGCTTGCCAAAAGTGCCACACGTTCTAGAAGGTTTGGATGAATCAGAGGAGAAAAGAGCCAAACTAGATTAG
- the RSA3 gene encoding ribosome assembly protein 3, which produces MPIQDKPAKTVNRKLVGRRRKKRRTEDFSSSSESSSSSSSDNDSDEEKIQDKDNTEAVASQSLDHDMDIDINSDVEEDKKENSKVPDNLSIEQKKQLDAIPFTTTSVSRVTNTNTASALKTLPNVAETSRSIDSTKQELNSKFLKLMTKEFGNDLDELRQKPDFNGKSLATLAKVLQSGVNMFDFDTVQALVEEESKSTN; this is translated from the coding sequence ATGCCAATTCAAGACAAGCCAGCCAAAACAGTTAACAGGAAACTAGTAGGAAGGAGGcggaagaagagaagaaccGAGGacttttcatcatcttccGAGTCTTCGTCATCAAGCTCATCGGATAATGATTCAGACGAAGAAAAGATACAAGACAAAGATAATACAGAAGCAGTCGCATCACAATCATTAGATCATGATATGGACATTGATATAAACTCTGATGTAGAGGAagacaagaaagaaaactcAAAAGTTCCTGACAACTTATCcatagaacaaaaaaaacaattggaCGCCATCCCATTCACAACAACTAGCGTATCACGAGTAACTAACACAAATACCGCATCAGCACTCAAAACATTACCCAATGTGGCAGAAACCTCTAGATCCATTGACTctacaaaacaagaattgaattcaaagtttttgaaGCTTATGACTAAAGAGTTTGGTAACGATTTGGATGAATTACGACAAAAACCAGATTTCAATGGTAAATCACTAGCTACATTGGCAAAAGTCTTGCAATCTGGTGTCAATATGTTTGACTTTGACACCGTGCAAGCATTGGTTGAAGAAGAGTCGAAACTGACAAATTAg